The genomic DNA GAAAGCCCTGCATGAGGGCCTGTGGTACGCCCGACAGAATTCGAATCTGCGACCTTTGGAGTCGGAGTCCAACGCTCTATCCAGCTGAGCTACGGGCGCATATTATATAAGTGCTTTGTATGCCGAGAAATATTATAACAAAGGCGACATAAAATATCAACCATCAGCCAAGAATAATAATTGCAAAATTAATTTCAAAAAAGTGTTGACAACTTTGGCGTGGCATGATATTATAGCAAAGCTGTCTGCGAGAGACACAAACGAAACTCGCCGATAGCCACGAAAAAGAAAAGTTGTTGTTGACAAAGTTTCTTGGATGTGATAAACTAAATCTCACCTGCGAAAAACGCAGGGCGGACCTTGAAAATTAAACAACATTGAGAAATGTACAAATGACCCTTGTAACCTTAGGGTCTTGTGAAAACGAGATTCTAAGCAGATTTTTTTGAGAACAAGCTAGATAAACAGCTTGAATTAATGATTTTAGCGCTTCGTGCGTTGAGATACAAATTGTTCAAGAGTTTGATCCTGGCTCAGGACGAACGCTGGCGGCGCGCCTAACACATGCAAGTCGAACGGAGACACTCTGTTCACTGAATGGTAGAGAGGCGGCGAGTCAGAAATGGACGTCGTGTTTTCTACTGTTGAGTGAATAGAGTGTCTTAGTGGCGGACGGGTGAGTAACGCGTGAGCAACCTGCCATACAGTGGGGAATAACACACCGAAAGGTGTGCTAATACCGCATAATGTATCGAGATCGCATGGTCTTGATACCAAAGATTTATCGCTGTATGATGGGCTCGCGTCTGATTAGATAGTTGGTGAGGTAATGGCTCACCAAGTCGACGATCAGTAGCCGGACTGAGAGGTTGATCGGCCACATTGGGACTGAGACACGGCCCAGACTCCTACGGGAGGCAGCAGTGGGGGATATTGCACAATGGGCGCAAGCCTGATGCAGCGACGCCGCGTGAGGGAAGACGGTCTTCGGATTGTAAACCTCTGTCGTTGGGGACGATAATGACGGTACCCAACAAGAAAGCTCCGGCTAACTACGTGCCAGCAGCCGCGGTAATACGTAGGGAGCAAGCGTTGTCCGGAATTACTGGGTGTAAAGGGAGCGTAGGCGGGAAGGCAAGTTGAATGTTTAATCTATGGGCTCAACCCATATCAGCGTTCAAAACTGCTTTTCTTGAGTGAAGTAGAGGTTGGCGGAATTCCTAGTGTAGCGGTGAAATGCGTAGATATTAGGAGGAACACCAGTGGCGAAGGCGGCCAACTGGGCTTTTACTGACGCTGAGGCTCGAAAGCGTGGGGAGCAAACAGGATTAGATACCCTGGTAGTCCACGCCGTAAACGATGAATACTAGGTGTGGGGGGACTGACCCCTTCCGTGCCGCAGTTAACACAATAAGTATTCCACCTGGGGAGTACGACCGCAAGGTTGAAACTCAAAGGAATTGACGGGGGCCCGCACAAGCAGTGGATTATGTGGTTTAATTCGAAGCAACGCGAAGAACCTTACCAGGTCTTGACATCGTGCGCATACCATAGAGATATGGGAAGCCCTTCGGGGCGCATAGACAGGTGGTGCATGGTTGTCGTCAGCTCGTGTCGTGAGATGTTGGGTTAAGTCCCGCAACGAGCGCAACCCTTACGATTAGTTGCTACGCAAGAGCACTCTAATAGGACTGCCGTTGACAAAACGGAGGAAGGTGGGGATGACGTCAAATCATCATGCCCCTTATGACCTGGGCTACACACGTAATACAATGACGTTTAACAGAGGGAAGCAATACCGCGAGGTGGAGCAAATCCTCAAAAGGCGTCTCAGTTCAGATTGCAGGCTGCAACTCGCCTGCATGAAGTCGGAATTGCTAGTAATCGCGGATCAGCATGCCGCGGTGAATACGTTCCCGGGCCTTGTACACACCGCCCGTCACACCATGGGAGTCGGTAACACCCGAAGTCAGTAGCCTAACCGCAAGGGGGGCGCTGCCGAAGGTGGGATTGATGACTGGGGTGAAGTCGTAACAAGGTAGCCGTATCGGAAGGTGCGGCTGGATCACCTCCTTTCTAAGGAGACACGAAGATCTGAAATATGATTTTCTGACTCTGGTCAGTACAAGGGACCAACAAATCTTGATGTTGTTTAATTTTGAGGGTCTGAAAAGATCTTCAAAAGACGCGGAGGCGTACCTGAAGCCTGCAAGCCGTGGGGGTGTAGCTCAGCTGGGAGAGCACCTGCCTTGCAAGCAGGGGGTCAGGAGTTCGATCCTCCTCATCTCCACCATTTCTACAAGAAATGACAGGGAGCGGGCAAAAAGAGGGACGCAACCGGCTGCATGGGCTCATAGCTCAGGTGGTTAGAGCGCACGCCTGATAAGCGTGAGGTCGGTGGTTCGAGTCCACTTGAGCCCACCAAGACCTGTTGAAAGACAGGCACTGCACATTGAAAATTGAACAATGAAAATAACTGCGATAGAAGCAAAGTAATTAAGTAATCAAATATTTTTCAAATATTGGGTAACAAAACTACAATTGCCGAAAACGAGAACCAAAAGATCACATAATGGTCAAGCGAACAAGAGCACAGAGTGAATGCCTTGGCACTGGGAGCCGATGAAGGACGTGGTAAGCTGCGAAAAGCTTGGGGGAGCTGCAAACGAGCTTTGATCCCGAGATGTCCGAATGGAGCAATCCGGCAGGAGTAATAACCTGTCACCGTATACTAAATTCATAGGTATACGGAGGGAACCGCCTGAACTGAAACATCTAAGTAGGGCGAGGAAGAGAAATCAACAGAGATTCCGCTAGTAGTGGCGAGCGAACGCGGAAGAGGCCAAACCAGAGATAGCAATATCTCTGGGGTTACGGACTGCATTTAGCATTGTCAAAGTCTAACCGAACTGCATGGGAAGGCAGACCGGAGCGGGTGAGAGTCCCGTAGGTGAAAGACCGAGACAGCGAGCAGTATCCAGAGTACCGCCGGACACGTGAAACCCGGTGGGAAGTCGGGGGGACCACCCTCCAAGCCTAAATACTACCCAGTGACCGATAGTGAATAGTACTGTGAAGGAACGGTGAAAAGCACCCCGGGAGGGAGTGAAATAGAACCTGAAACTCTGTGTTTACAAGCACCGAAAGCGCGTCAATGCGCGATCGGGTACTTTTTGTAGAACGGTCCGGCGAGCGTATGTAACGAGCAAGGTTAAGGGCTTAAGGCCTGCAGCCGAAGCGAAAGCGAGTCTGAATAGGGCGAATAGTTCGTTGCATAGGGCCCGAAACCGGGTGACCTATCCATGTCCAGGTTGAAGTGAGGGTAAAACCTCATGGAGGACCGAACCGACCCCCGTTGAAAAGGTGGCGGATGAGGTGTGGATAGCGGAGAAATTCCAATCGAACCCGGATATAGCTGGTTCTCCCCGAAATAGCTTTAGGGCTAGCGTTGACTTAGATTACCGGAGGTAAAGCACTGAATAGGCTAGGGGCCGAGAGGTTACCGAACCTTATCAAACTCTGAATGCCGGATAATTGATGGTCAGCAGTCAGACAGCGTGAGATAAGTTTCGTTGTCGAGAGGGAAAAAGCCCAGACCCACAGCTAAGGTCCCGAAACACGTTTAAGTGGAGAAGGATGTGGAGTTGTATAAACAACCAGGATGTTGGCTTAGAAGCAGCCACACATTAAAAGAGTGCGTAATAGCTCACTGGTCGAATGACTCTGCGCCGAAAATGTAACGGGGCTAAAACGTGTACCGAAGCTTGGGATTCCAAATGGGATGGTAGGGGAGCGTCGTGTGAGGGGTGAAGTCATAGCGTAAGCGGTGGTGGACTTCACACGAGTGAGAATGCCGGAATGAGTAGCGAGAATTATGTGAGAATCATAATGGCCGAAAGCCTAAGGTTTCTGGGGAAGGTTCGTCCTCCCCAGGTAAGCCGGGAGCTAAGGTGAGGCCGAAAGGCGTAGCCGATGCACATACAGTAGAAATTCTGTAGCCACCGAAAACTTAAACTAACTGACACTTTGAAAGGGCATATCCCGGGCGTTGGTAGCCCCGGGCGTAAGGGACCGAAATTTAGTAGGGAAGTATGCTTAGACGAAGGCGAGAAAAGGTTAGTGTATGTCCAAGGTGCCCGTACCGCAAACCGACACAGGTAGGTAGGAAGAGAATTCTAAGGCCAGCGGGAGAAGGGTTGTTAAGGAACTCGGCAAGTTGACCCCGTAACTTCGGAAGAAGGGGTGCTCACAGCAATGTGAGCCGCAGAGAATAGGTCCAGGCGACTGTTTAGCAAAAACACAGCTCTATGCTAAATCGAAAGATGATGTATATGGGGTGACGCCTGCCCGGTGCTGGAAGGTTAAGAGGAGATGTGAGAGCATTGAATTGAAGCCCCAGTAAACGGCGGCCGTAACTATAACGGTCCTAAGGTAGCGAAATTCCTTGTCAGGTAAGTTCTGACCCGCACGAATGGCGTAACGATCTGGACACTGTCTCAACAGCCCACCCGGCGAAATTGTAGTACCGGTGAAGATGCCGGTTACCCGCGACTAGACGGAAAGACCCCATGGAGCTTCACTGCAGCTTGATATTGGATTTCGGTATTTAATGTACAGGATAGGTGGGAGCCTATGAAGCGTGGACGTCAGTTCACGTGGAGGCGCCGTTGGGATACCACTCTTTAGGTACTGGAATTCTAACCTGCGGCCATGAATCTGGCCGGGGGACATTGTCAGGCGGGCAGTTTGACTGGGGCGGTCGCCTCCGAAAAGGTAACGGAGGCGCTCAAAGGTTAGCTCAGCATGGACGGAAACCATGCGTCAGAGTGTAAACGCATAAGCTAGCCTAACTGCGAGACCGACGGGTCGAGCAGTAACGAAAGTTGGAGTTAGTGATCCGGTGGTATGTGAGTGGAAATGCCATCGCTCAACGGATAAAAGCTACCCTGGGGATAACAGGCTGATCTCCCCCAAGAGTCCACATCGTCGGGGAGGTTTGGCACCTCGATGTCGGCTCATCGCATCCTGGGGCTGTATTCGGTCCCAAGGGTTTGGCTGTTCGCCAATTAAAGCGGTACGCGAGCTGGGTTCAGAACGTCGTGAGACAGTTCGGTCCCTATCTGTCGTGGGCGCAGGATATTTGAGAGGAGCTGTCCTTAGTACGAGAGGACCGGGATGGACGCACCTCTGGTGCACCAGTTGTCACGCCAGTGGCACAGCTGGGCAGCTATGTGCGGATCGGATAAACGCTGAAAGCATCTAAGCGTGAAGCCGTCCTCAAGATAAGATATCCCACTGCTATAAGCAGGTAAGACCCCCGGAAGACTACCGGGTTGATAGGCTCAAGGTGTAAGCACGGCGACGTGTTAAGCCAGCGAGTACTAATCGGTCGAGGGCTTGACCTTTAAGTGATCTTAATAGGTCTCGCATATTGCAGACATTTCATTGTTCAATTTTGAGTGTGCAGAACATTCTAAATAGTCTTGGGGCTATGCCGCAAGACACAGCCGGTGCCAATGACGATGAGGATCCACCCGTTCCCATTCCGAACACGGTCGTTAAGCTCATCAGTGCCGAAAATACTTGGATGGAGACGTCCTGGGAAGATAGGTCGGTGCCGGCACTTTTACGGACATCCCTGCAATAGCGGGGGTGTTCGTTTTATTTTTATGTTATTATTTACGCTTTTGAGATGACGCCATTTTGTGCTATAATACCATACGGTGATGATATGAAAAAAATGCCCAATGAAGCGGTTTTAGTGCTGATAATATCAAGCCTATCTTTGCTTCGTGGAATTATCGTAAAGGATGGTAATATTACTAGTCCACCAGCAATTATTATTGAAATATTGTCACAGATCTGTTGGGTTTCTCTATTCCTAATGGATGGCTGGGACAAAACGCGACTCAAAGATGTTGAGGACGTTGACATTTTAGCGTTATATAATATCGCGGATTGTCTGTTTTTATGGCGGTTCTTTTTGCGTTCAAATCAGGTATACGCAGGGATATCAGGATAAATTCGGAAACAAATGGCTGAGGTTACTTTTACTCGCAGGAATATTACTTTTGCTTTATTTCTTAAGCACTATATACTGGCTATAAGTTTAAAGCTTATCATCCAGCCAGTGGCCATAAAATGCAAGTTGTTTAGGTGTATGGAAGAAATGTTCGGATTCAACCTTTGTCACACGCGAACTACTTTGTATGCTAAACTGATCTATCACGTCTTCAGGTATAAGATTATCTTCAAAGCCCCAAAGAATGTCAGTAGGCGTGTTCCAGCAGATGGGGTGGGCGCAGACATAGGAATAATAACTCCAGTCTAAAAATTGGCCATTGGGTAGGCTGATGTATTTTTTTGTTTGAAGCTGTTCAGAAGTTATATTAAATGAAGCCATCAGGCCTTCAATCAAAAACTTCATATCGACAACAGGTGACAGGAACATACTATGTACAATATCTTTTTCGGCCAAGGCCATCATACTCATATAGGCACCGATGCTACACCCATACAGGCCGATACTTCTTGAATTGGTTGCAAGTGTATCATAGACGCTGCACAGCTCCTCTGTACAGGTCCAGGGGTTGAGTTTTGCACTATCTTTACGCTCACCGTGTTCCGGCAGGTCGATGCTAATGATCTGATAGCCCTTGGGCACGGCGTTTTCAGCCAACAATCGGATATCGATGTCGGCCTTATGCGACATAAGACCGTGGACAGCTAGTATCGTATTACCGGTGAAATCCCCCCAATTTATGGCGGGTATTGCATTTATATCGATATATTCTGTTTTTATATTCATATTAAAACACTCCTGAAAATGGTATGCACATTATAACATAATATAGGAATTTAATTCAAATAGACTAAAAACATAACAGTGAGGCCGCATACTCTTGAACATGGAATATGCGGCCGTATTTTAAGCTTTAAAACATATTATAAATTTACGCTTACAAAGGGCGTCCTCACCGGATTTATGACAAGAGGATGTGCCTACGGATATTTTATTTAATATTAAATCTTTTTGTTTATCAACCTGCGTCCCTATCCGGAGAGGGTTGTCGGTCACTCAGGTGCTTTTTGATGCATGGAGACACCTTTGTGCAATCAATACCTTTAATCCCTCGAAAAAAAGAGTTATCAAAGGGCAGCAAGAGCCGCATTTATCAGCCCCAGAGCAAAGGCTACAAGTGAAAAAATCTTATGCGCAACGCAGACAACCAAATTATTCTGCCCGTCAAAGAACTGATAGCGGTCGAACTACGTGCGATGATGGATGGCTTCGTTTCAGTCGCATTCTTGACCCCGGTGCAAACCATATCAGGCTCTCTTGAGGATGTGGCTGCATCGGATGTACTGGTTAAAGTGCTGCGCAGCTATGCCGTGGGGTGCCGATATTTCGCGGATGCGTAAGGAGTGGTTGCATTTGTCCTAAAAGAAATGGCGTGACATCTTTCAGTACAAACAGCAGCTTATAAATTTTAGATATTTTGATATAATGTAATGGGTTTTAGTTTTGGGCGATTGAACCGCTGCCGACTTATTTTGTTGACAGCGGTTCATTTTAACGTAACCCAAACCGGGGCGCACATACTTATGGGAGATACCGGACGGAAATGGACTTTTTAGTTGTTGCTTTTTCACTTAGCATCCTTCATTTTAAGAAGATTTGGCCGATTAAGATTATTGAGGGCTTGAAACTCGAGACTGTTGCAAGACGACGTTTCTACATTTCCTAAAATCACAAATAGAAACTGATACGGGGTGGCTTCGCCCCCAAGCTCCAATCCGGTAACGCGAAATCGCCAGGTCAGTGATTTGTTTTGGTATTCTTATCGGCTACCGGGGGGCTCAACCACGGCACAGCCCAATAAAATCATCACATTGGGATGAGGGCACAAAAACAGCTGGCAATCTACGATGGCTTGTCGGGCACTTTTTATAAATATAAAAACAAACATTTAAATACTTGTGACTGAGTTACAGAAGAAATACTTTATATTTAGTACAATAATGGAAAATAAGGAGGAATTTTTATGAGCAATCATGGGTGTTAAGTTTATCTTAGCAAATAGTACAGATGAAAGTTGCAAACTGCCCGGTCCTACCGAATATTGAAGAGAATTTACAAACTAAAAGAATTATGGATATCGGTAAGCAAGTGATTTTCCAAGAGCTGTTTGTAATATGACAAATAAAATGTCATAGCGAATTTGAGATTTCGGTAAAGTAAAATTTGATTTTTTAGGAGGCTGAATTATGAAATCAATAAAACTAAAGCTACTACTGATATTTACTGCAATTATTGTGATCTTAAATTTGGGCATCGTCATTGTTACAACAACCGTTGTCACCAACCAGATTGTTCAAGATTCCCATCAACATCTGATGGATATGGCAAAGCAGGAGGCGAAGCATGTACAGGCAATAGTGGACGGCCGACTGGAATATATCAGCTCGCTCGCCCAAAACCCGATTTTGTTGGATGAGGAGATGACATTTCAAGAAAAGGCCGCTTTTTTTGAAGCTGAAGCCAAAAGAACGGGTTACCTCGCTTTTGCTTTTGCAGATAAACAAGGAAATGCAACTGTTTTTAACACCAAGCGCGAAACTACCAATATAGGTTCGCGTGATTACTTTCAAAGTGCATTAAATGGTCAAGCCGCATCTTCAGACTTGATAGTCAGCAGCGCTACCGGTGAACTGGTCATGATTTATGCCGCCCCTGTTTATAAGCAGGGTCAGATTATCGGTGTCATCTATGGCAGAAGAGAGGGGAATGACCTAAGCCAAATTGTCAACGGCATTAGTTATAAACAGACAGGCTATGCTTATATGATTAATAACCAAGGTGTAACAGTTGGGCATGAAAATATAGATTTAGTCTTTGCACAGGATAACGACATAGAGAATATGAAAACGGATGCGTCTTTGCGTGAACTGGGGGAGCTAACTCAAAAAATGACGGCTCGTACAGTAGGCAGCGGGGAGTATAGCTACAACCACATCACCAAAATTGCAGGCTACGCACCTATTGAAAACACACCTTGGATTATGGTGTTTGGCGTTGAGAAAAACGATATTTTATCCGGTGCTAGATTGTTGCAAGGCATTCTGGTAGGGATATCCATTG from Oscillospiraceae bacterium MB24-C1 includes the following:
- a CDS encoding alpha/beta hydrolase; translation: MNIKTEYIDINAIPAINWGDFTGNTILAVHGLMSHKADIDIRLLAENAVPKGYQIISIDLPEHGERKDSAKLNPWTCTEELCSVYDTLATNSRSIGLYGCSIGAYMSMMALAEKDIVHSMFLSPVVDMKFLIEGLMASFNITSEQLQTKKYISLPNGQFLDWSYYSYVCAHPICWNTPTDILWGFEDNLIPEDVIDQFSIQSSSRVTKVESEHFFHTPKQLAFYGHWLDDKL